A DNA window from Christiangramia salexigens contains the following coding sequences:
- a CDS encoding sugar porter family MFS transporter produces the protein MRNIWVWSLVAALAGFLFGFDTVVISGADKQLQELWNTSDAFHGSIVMAMALWGTVVGAILGGIPTNSYGRRNTLIGIGVLYLVSALGSSLATDPLTFAIFRFLGGLGVGASTIAAPAYVSEIAPSKSRGKLVSLYQFNIVFGILIAFLSNYLLRDFGNQPWRWMIGAEAVPAVLYLILVFFIPKSPRWLFSKGKEAKAKKVLQIIQPNSSDLDKTLRELRAQAEVEEVNENIFMKKYRFPLMLAFLIAFFNQLSGINAFLYYAPRIFESAGLGESTALLSSIGVGAINLLFTLFGVFLIDRMGRKKLMLIGSIGYIISLSLVATAFFLNWGGMWVPIFLFIFIASHAIGQGAVIWVFISEIFPNKLRASGQAFGSSTHWVLAAIIPSLVPLLFTTIGPGYVFAFFAFMMVLQLLFVIFMMPETKGKSLEDIGLHLPDNSNESRTLEINTK, from the coding sequence ATGAGAAATATTTGGGTTTGGTCTTTAGTAGCTGCACTAGCCGGTTTTTTATTCGGATTTGATACAGTGGTGATATCTGGAGCGGATAAACAATTGCAAGAATTATGGAATACTTCCGATGCATTTCATGGTTCCATTGTAATGGCGATGGCATTATGGGGGACCGTAGTTGGTGCTATTTTGGGAGGTATACCTACCAATTCATATGGAAGACGTAATACCCTAATAGGTATTGGTGTTCTATATTTAGTATCTGCCTTAGGTTCTTCATTAGCTACAGACCCTCTAACGTTTGCGATATTCAGGTTTTTAGGGGGGCTAGGAGTAGGAGCTTCTACCATTGCAGCCCCAGCATACGTTTCAGAAATCGCTCCTTCCAAAAGCCGCGGTAAACTAGTTTCGCTTTACCAGTTCAATATTGTATTTGGGATATTAATTGCTTTTCTATCCAATTATCTATTAAGAGATTTTGGCAATCAGCCCTGGAGATGGATGATAGGAGCTGAAGCAGTACCTGCGGTTTTATATCTAATATTAGTATTCTTTATTCCAAAGAGTCCTAGATGGTTGTTTTCAAAAGGTAAGGAAGCGAAGGCAAAAAAGGTTTTACAAATAATTCAGCCAAATTCATCGGACCTTGATAAGACCCTAAGGGAATTACGGGCTCAGGCAGAAGTCGAGGAAGTTAATGAAAATATTTTCATGAAGAAATATCGATTTCCTCTTATGTTGGCTTTTTTAATTGCCTTTTTTAATCAGTTATCAGGTATAAACGCATTTCTGTATTATGCGCCTAGGATTTTTGAATCTGCTGGCCTTGGAGAAAGTACTGCCTTATTAAGTAGTATTGGCGTTGGAGCCATCAATCTATTATTTACATTGTTTGGTGTTTTTCTTATTGATAGAATGGGACGAAAAAAATTAATGCTTATTGGTTCCATTGGCTATATAATATCCCTAAGCCTGGTTGCGACAGCCTTTTTTCTTAACTGGGGAGGCATGTGGGTGCCTATTTTTCTTTTCATTTTTATCGCATCACATGCAATTGGTCAGGGTGCCGTAATTTGGGTGTTCATCTCAGAAATATTCCCTAATAAACTAAGAGCCTCAGGTCAAGCTTTTGGAAGTTCTACCCACTGGGTATTAGCGGCTATAATTCCTTCTTTGGTTCCACTTTTATTTACAACAATTGGTCCCGGATATGTATTCGCCTTCTTTGCATTCATGATGGTTCTTCAATTGTTGTTCGTCATTTTCATGATGCCTGAAACCAAAGGGAAATCTTTAGAAGATATAGGTCTTCATTTACCAGATAACTCGAACGAATCAAGAACTTTAGAAATCAATACAAAATGA
- a CDS encoding glycoside hydrolase family 32 protein: MSKNSLKLAFGLILFSFVISCGNKNSQEDNKDLASTKEKESIAHDPFRPNYHFTPREKWMNDPNGLVYKNGKYHLFFQHYPDSTVWGPMHWGHAVSEDLLSWEEKPIALYPDSLGYIFSGSAVVDKNNTAGFGEDAMIAMFTYHDPKGEKNGSDKFQTQGIAYSLDEGKTWTKYEGNPVIENPGIRDFRDPKVFWNEEKENWQMLLAAKDHIQFFESNDLKNWEKLSDFKFQDDPELGVWECPDLFELEVEGTDEKKWVLIISHGGESSPNGGSGTRYFIGDYDGEKFTTEQEQSKWIDYGTDNYAGVSYNNMPDDRRVVIGWMSNWNYATTTPTEGWRSAMTLPRELSLVKDQKGYNLKTKVIEEISTVSEDLEMEQSKSRNGITINSKELSNSIISFSAENPDGLKVTLSNNSGNKFTMSYEEGTFYTNRKESGLVDFNEKFTNTEPQEVKIGKVETLKVKLYIDKSSVEIFLNDGSYTMTNLVYPESLWNTLNIDTEKGTEIKDIQTKKVYLNLTDKQELKASTNK; this comes from the coding sequence ATGAGCAAAAACTCCTTAAAACTGGCCTTCGGCCTGATATTATTTTCCTTTGTAATATCCTGTGGAAATAAAAACTCCCAGGAAGATAATAAGGATTTGGCTTCCACAAAAGAAAAGGAATCAATAGCCCATGATCCTTTTCGGCCAAATTATCATTTCACCCCTAGAGAAAAATGGATGAATGATCCAAATGGGTTGGTGTATAAAAACGGAAAGTATCACTTGTTTTTTCAGCATTACCCAGACAGTACCGTTTGGGGTCCAATGCACTGGGGACATGCGGTTAGTGAAGACCTTCTTTCCTGGGAAGAAAAACCTATTGCCTTATACCCTGATAGTCTTGGGTATATTTTCTCAGGTAGCGCCGTTGTGGATAAAAATAATACTGCAGGTTTTGGTGAAGATGCAATGATAGCCATGTTTACCTATCATGATCCAAAGGGTGAAAAGAATGGGAGTGATAAATTTCAGACCCAGGGTATAGCATATAGTTTAGATGAAGGAAAGACTTGGACGAAGTATGAGGGAAATCCGGTTATTGAAAATCCTGGTATAAGAGATTTTAGAGACCCGAAAGTTTTCTGGAATGAAGAAAAAGAAAACTGGCAAATGTTACTTGCTGCCAAAGATCATATCCAGTTCTTCGAATCAAATGATTTAAAAAACTGGGAGAAGCTAAGCGATTTCAAATTTCAGGATGATCCTGAATTGGGAGTATGGGAATGTCCAGATCTTTTTGAACTTGAAGTTGAAGGGACAGATGAGAAAAAATGGGTTCTTATAATAAGCCATGGGGGAGAAAGTTCTCCAAATGGTGGTTCTGGAACACGCTATTTTATTGGAGATTATGATGGTGAAAAATTCACAACTGAACAGGAACAAAGCAAATGGATTGATTATGGGACGGATAATTATGCTGGTGTATCCTATAATAATATGCCCGACGACCGAAGAGTAGTAATAGGTTGGATGAGTAATTGGAATTATGCTACTACAACTCCAACTGAAGGATGGCGTAGTGCAATGACTTTACCTAGAGAATTAAGCTTAGTTAAGGATCAAAAAGGATATAACCTAAAGACTAAGGTAATTGAAGAAATAAGTACAGTTTCTGAAGACTTGGAAATGGAACAGAGCAAATCAAGAAACGGTATCACTATAAATTCCAAGGAACTTTCGAATAGTATTATAAGTTTTAGTGCAGAAAACCCTGATGGACTGAAGGTAACTCTTAGTAATAATTCAGGAAATAAATTTACAATGAGTTATGAGGAGGGAACCTTTTATACCAATAGAAAGGAATCTGGATTAGTTGATTTCAATGAGAAGTTTACAAATACAGAACCTCAGGAAGTTAAGATAGGCAAGGTCGAAACCCTTAAGGTTAAGCTATACATAGATAAGTCTTCAGTTGAAATCTTTCTTAACGATGGAAGTTATACGATGACAAATCTTGTCTATCCTGAATCCCTATGGAATACTTTAAATATCGACACCGAAAAGGGAACCGAAATAAAAGATATACAGACAAAAAAGGTTTACCTAAACCTTACGGATAAACAGGAATTAAAAGCATCAACTAATAAATAA